In Lotus japonicus ecotype B-129 chromosome 5, LjGifu_v1.2, one genomic interval encodes:
- the LOC130721062 gene encoding uncharacterized protein LOC130721062, with amino-acid sequence MDIESAKCECCGLKEDCTQDYISDVKAKFDGKWLCGLCSEAVRDEVNGGKKPWAMDEAVKAHMSFCRKFKANPAVRVAEGMRQMLRRRSGDLSTSSSSPSSSKKYSRSTSTSQVGDSSSFSLY; translated from the coding sequence ATGGATATTGAATCAGCCAAGTGTGAGTGTTGTGGATTGAAAGAGGATTGCACCCAGGACTACATCAGCGATGTGAAGGCCAAATTTGATGGGAAATGGTTATGTGGGTTGTGCTCAGAAGCAGTGAGAGATGAAGTGAATGGAGGGAAAAAGCCATGGGCCATGGATGAAGCTGTGAAAGCTCACATGTCATTCTGCCGCAAGTTCAAAGCCAACCCTGCAGTTCGAGTCGCAGAAGGCATGAGGCAGATGCTAAGGAGAAGATCAGGGGACttatcaacatcatcatcatctccaAGTTCATCAAAGAAGTATTCAAGGTCAACAAGCACTTCTCAGGTTGGGGATTCTTCATCTTTCTCATTGTACTGA